The following coding sequences lie in one Vigna angularis mitochondrial DNA, complete sequence genomic window:
- the ccmC gene encoding cytochrome c biogenesis C — MSLSLLQPSFLMSKTRSYALILIGSRLFLTAMAIHFSLRVAPLDLQQGGNSRILYVHVPAARMSILVYIATAINTFLFLLTKHPLSLRSSGTGTEMGAFFTLFTLVTGGFRGRPMWGTFWVWDARLTSVFISFLIYLGALRFQKLPVEPAPISIRAGPIDIPIIKSSVNWWNTLHQPGSISRSGTSIHVPMPIPILSNFANFPLSTRILFVLETRLPILSFPESPLRDEIEAREGIAKPS; from the coding sequence ATGTCCCTTTCGTTATTACAACCTTCTTTTTTGATGTCAAAGACCAGAAGCTATGCGCTAATTCTCATTGGATCTCGGTTGTTCTTAACAGCGATGGCTATTCATTTCAGTCTTCGGGTAGCACCATTAGATCTTCAACAAGGTGGAAATTCTCGTATTCTGTATGTACATGTTCCTGCGGCTCGGATGAGTATTCTTGTTTATATCGCTACGGCTATAAACACTTTCTTATTCCTATTAACAAAACATCCCCTTTCTCTTCGCTCTTCCGGAACCGGTACAGAAATGGGTGCTTTTTTTACGTTGTTTACCTTAGTTACTGGGGGGTTTCGGGGAAGACCTATGTGGGGCACCTTTTGGGTGTGGGATGCTCGTTTAACCTCTGTATTCATCTCGTTTCTGATTTACCTGGGTGCACTGCGTTTTCAAAAGCTTCCTGTCGAACCGGCTCCTATTTCAATCCGTGCTGGACCGATCGATATACCAATAATAAAGTCTTCAGTCAACTGGTGGAATACATTACATCAACCTGGGAGCATTAGCCGATCTGGTACATCAATACATGTTCCTATGCCCATTCCAATCTTGTCTAACTTTGCTAACTTCCCCCTCTCAACCCGTATCTTGTTTGTTCTGGAAACACGTCTTCCTATTCTATCTTTTCCCGAATCTCCTTTAAGGGATGAAATAGAAGCTCGAGAAGGAATAGCAAAACCTAGTTGA